Proteins encoded by one window of Candidatus Krumholzibacteriia bacterium:
- a CDS encoding PBP1A family penicillin-binding protein, with the protein MTEPDAKRRRGLLSRRLSPFAVKFAFWGLVAVVLLGGGGVLAVVHQLSRDLPSPARLQTIEPAIKTLVFSADGDTLREFYRQNRVPVRLDEIPPLLVQAVIATEDRDFYDHYGITIRGFARAAVTNLRERRAAQGGSTLTMQLARSLFLHHRKEWTRKVREILLALQIERTYTKDEILEMYLNTIYFGPAYGVEAASLSFFGKSVRDVTPAEATLLAGVLNNPGYYSPYRNLDRAYERRAIVLRNLVRAGHLDPDTAAEVGSTEVEIRRDRDDDRLAPYFVEEVRQYLEEHYGVKKLYEDGLRVHTTLDAELQHKAEAHLEGHLVKLEEQEEYEQTRALYDSLYADVEPEERPLPEYLQGGLLFMDVRTGSVRAMVGGRDFRVSKFNRATQAQRQPGSVFKPFLYAAALERGWTPASILLDAPVEVNTGSDELWRPVNFEGEFNGPVTLRHALAHSINVPAVRLILELGTQPVIEMAGRVGLDRDGLPDVYSLALGAGEATLIDLVSAYSAFANHGIRTAPLFIERIENARGEVLEQNLPYQEEAIDEVTNFLVVDLMRTALKEGTGRSARAYDFHRDGAGKTGTTDGYSDAWFVGFTPDVVGGVWVGFDQQMSMGRRKTGAVMALPIWARTMVDAVENTPETTFRRPEGIVERLVCRDSGQLPTSACVDIEAEIFAETAPPSRSCEIHQRGSPALREEIGDFEAIDAQSARRDEFDTGTNGGGGG; encoded by the coding sequence CTTCTCGGCGGACGGCGACACCCTGCGCGAGTTCTACCGCCAGAATCGCGTGCCGGTTCGCCTCGACGAGATCCCGCCGCTGCTCGTCCAGGCCGTGATCGCCACCGAGGACCGCGACTTCTACGACCATTACGGCATCACGATCCGCGGCTTCGCGCGCGCGGCGGTCACGAACCTTCGCGAACGCCGTGCCGCCCAGGGCGGATCGACACTCACGATGCAGCTCGCGCGATCGCTGTTCCTGCACCACCGCAAGGAGTGGACGCGGAAGGTGCGCGAGATCCTGCTCGCGCTGCAGATCGAACGTACGTACACGAAGGACGAGATCCTCGAGATGTACCTCAACACGATCTACTTCGGTCCCGCCTACGGGGTCGAGGCAGCGTCGTTGAGTTTCTTCGGCAAGAGCGTCCGCGACGTCACCCCGGCCGAGGCCACGCTCCTGGCCGGGGTCTTGAACAACCCGGGCTACTATTCGCCGTATCGAAACCTCGATCGGGCCTACGAGCGGCGGGCCATCGTGCTGCGCAATCTGGTGCGCGCCGGTCACCTCGATCCCGACACCGCCGCGGAGGTCGGATCGACCGAGGTCGAGATCCGTCGGGACCGCGACGACGACCGCTTGGCGCCCTACTTCGTCGAGGAGGTTCGTCAGTACCTCGAGGAACACTACGGCGTTAAGAAGCTGTACGAGGACGGGCTACGCGTCCACACGACGCTCGACGCCGAACTGCAACACAAGGCCGAGGCCCATCTCGAGGGCCATCTGGTGAAGCTGGAGGAGCAGGAGGAGTACGAGCAGACCCGGGCTCTCTACGACTCGTTGTACGCCGACGTCGAACCCGAGGAACGCCCCTTGCCCGAGTACCTCCAGGGTGGACTCCTGTTCATGGACGTCCGCACGGGATCGGTGCGTGCCATGGTCGGCGGTCGTGACTTCCGCGTCAGCAAGTTCAATCGCGCGACCCAGGCCCAGCGTCAGCCCGGTTCGGTGTTCAAACCCTTCCTCTACGCGGCCGCGCTCGAACGCGGATGGACTCCGGCGTCGATCCTCCTCGACGCGCCGGTCGAGGTGAACACGGGCAGCGACGAGTTGTGGCGCCCCGTGAACTTCGAGGGAGAGTTCAACGGCCCCGTCACACTTCGCCACGCCCTTGCCCACTCGATCAACGTTCCGGCTGTGCGTCTCATCCTCGAGCTGGGCACCCAGCCCGTGATCGAGATGGCCGGCCGCGTGGGTCTCGACCGCGACGGTCTGCCCGACGTGTACTCCCTGGCACTCGGCGCGGGGGAGGCCACCCTGATCGACCTCGTGAGCGCGTACTCGGCCTTCGCGAACCACGGGATCCGCACTGCGCCCCTGTTCATCGAGCGCATCGAGAATGCGCGCGGCGAGGTCCTCGAACAGAATCTCCCCTACCAGGAAGAGGCGATCGACGAGGTCACCAACTTCCTCGTCGTCGATCTGATGCGCACCGCACTGAAGGAGGGCACGGGCCGCAGTGCCCGGGCCTACGACTTCCACCGCGACGGTGCGGGCAAGACGGGGACGACGGACGGTTACAGCGACGCCTGGTTCGTCGGATTCACTCCCGACGTCGTCGGTGGCGTGTGGGTCGGCTTCGACCAGCAGATGTCGATGGGCCGGCGCAAGACCGGCGCGGTCATGGCCCTGCCGATCTGGGCCCGGACCATGGTCGACGCGGTGGAGAACACGCCCGAGACGACGTTCCGCCGTCCGGAGGGCATCGTCGAACGCCTGGTCTGCCGCGACTCCGGCCAACTGCCCACGTCGGCCTGCGTGGACATCGAGGCCGAGATCTTCGCCGAGACCGCACCACCGTCCCGCTCGTGCGAGATCCATCAACGTGGGAGCCCCGCCCTCCGCGAGGAGATCGGCGACTTCGAGGCGATCGACGCCCAGTCGGCCCGGCGCGACGAGTTCGACACCGGGACCAACGGGGGTGGCGGCGGCTAG
- a CDS encoding thymidine phosphorylase has product MNPYDLIDAKKRGRRHSREEIQGLVAAVTDGSIPDYQVSAWLMAVWFRGLDDEETTEFTLAMRDSGDVIDLDRLPGPTADKHSTGGVGDKISLLLAPLAAELGMQVPMLSGRGLGHTGGTLDKLTSIPGYRIDLSVDEMLDVVQRVGCSIVGQTERIAPADRRLYALRDVTATVDCVPLIVSSILSKKFAAGPRNLVIDLKCGSGAFMRTPDDARRLARMLVQVATRAGREASALITDMDQPLGEAVGHALEVEEAIAGLSGGGPSATRELTVELTTEMAVLAGLGTADDMRMRARAALDDGSALRRFVTMVEAQGGRLDPAAPSLDVAPEQEPLRAERDGVVASFETEQVGWAVVDLGGGRRTHADDLDRGVGLRVVTHRGEPVERGTPLVRIFARDEETAALARARLARAITLAERADDGLPLIGERVTAADLA; this is encoded by the coding sequence GTGAATCCCTACGACCTGATCGATGCGAAGAAGCGGGGTCGCCGGCACTCCCGCGAGGAGATCCAGGGTCTCGTCGCGGCCGTCACCGACGGGTCGATCCCCGATTACCAGGTCTCGGCCTGGCTCATGGCCGTGTGGTTCCGCGGTCTCGACGACGAGGAGACCACCGAGTTCACTCTCGCCATGCGCGACTCGGGCGACGTCATCGACCTCGATCGCCTTCCCGGTCCGACGGCCGACAAGCATTCGACGGGCGGCGTGGGGGACAAGATCAGCCTGTTGCTGGCGCCGCTCGCGGCCGAACTGGGTATGCAGGTACCCATGCTGAGTGGACGCGGCCTGGGCCACACCGGGGGCACGCTCGACAAGCTGACGTCGATTCCGGGGTACCGGATCGACCTGTCGGTGGACGAGATGCTCGACGTGGTGCAGCGCGTCGGGTGCAGCATCGTGGGGCAGACCGAACGCATCGCGCCCGCCGACCGGCGGCTCTACGCGCTGCGCGACGTGACGGCGACCGTCGACTGCGTGCCACTGATCGTCAGCAGCATCCTCAGCAAGAAGTTCGCGGCCGGACCGCGAAACCTGGTGATCGATCTCAAGTGTGGCAGCGGGGCCTTCATGCGCACGCCCGACGACGCGCGTCGCCTGGCCCGGATGCTGGTGCAAGTGGCCACGCGCGCAGGACGCGAGGCTTCGGCCCTGATCACGGACATGGACCAGCCCCTGGGCGAGGCGGTCGGTCACGCCCTCGAGGTCGAGGAGGCGATCGCCGGACTGTCGGGAGGAGGACCGTCGGCCACGCGCGAACTCACGGTGGAACTCACGACGGAGATGGCCGTCCTCGCCGGTCTCGGAACCGCCGACGACATGCGGATGCGCGCGCGTGCGGCCCTCGACGACGGCAGCGCGCTGCGCCGTTTCGTGACGATGGTCGAGGCCCAGGGTGGGCGGCTCGACCCCGCGGCGCCCTCCCTGGACGTCGCACCGGAGCAGGAGCCGTTGCGGGCCGAGCGCGACGGCGTCGTCGCGTCCTTCGAGACCGAGCAGGTCGGATGGGCGGTCGTCGACCTCGGAGGCGGTCGGCGCACCCACGCCGACGATCTCGACCGCGGTGTGGGCCTGCGTGTCGTGACGCATCGTGGCGAGCCGGTCGAACGCGGGACACCCCTGGTGCGGATCTTCGCACGCGACGAGGAAACGGCCGCGCTCGCACGCGCGCGCCTGGCGCGCGCGATCACCCTGGCCGAGCGAGCCGACGATGGTCTGCCTCTGATCGGCGAACGAGTGACCGCCGCGGATCTGGCCTAG